A section of the Ovis canadensis isolate MfBH-ARS-UI-01 breed Bighorn chromosome 1, ARS-UI_OviCan_v2, whole genome shotgun sequence genome encodes:
- the IFI44L gene encoding interferon-induced protein 44-like, giving the protein MAVTTTLTWNGERSFQKLLGNVSLRLLYKSSVHGENTVEMQNRCRCQGPIVTVIYHSNNIFGIFMLGHSSEKSKSFIEPNESFFFSLQKNETMEMKTVVLNSTVTISYNTSEFNISSYDKQYLVLNFSTKCICIARVLEQELRVKCNPMFSSLECEVFRVEGIKDEAGYINRITRATQHRNSLLADVRAYSPYADLVSEIRILLLGPVGSGKSSFFNSVKSIFQGHLTRQAIVGSDVTSITEQYRIYSIKDGKDGQSLPFMLCDSMGLDEEEGVGLCVDDIPHILKGCVPDRYKFSPQKPITPKHPTFITSPSLKDRIHCVAYVFDINSVDNLSPKMMAKLKQIQKEVINCGVAQVALLTKVNNCNEVLQDNFLKMNKAMISQSQIQNVNKILGIPLSRILVVENYASGREMDPLKDILILSALKQMFRAVDDFLEDLLLE; this is encoded by the exons ATGGCAGTGACAACCACATTGACATGGAATGGGGAAAGAAGTTTTCAAAAGCTGCTTGGAAATGTTTCTCTGAGACTTCTTTATAAGTCTAGTGTCCATGGAGAAAACACTGTAGAAATGCAGAATAGGTGCCGTTGTCAAGGACCCATTGTAACAGTGATTTATCATTCCAACAATATTTTTGGTATCTTTATGCTTGGGCATAGTTCTGAAAAGTCCAAAAGTTTTATAGAGCCAAATGAGTCcttctttttttcacttcaaaagaatgaaacaatggaaatgaaaactgtAGTTTTAAATTCAACAGTGACAATTTCTTATAATACCTCGGAATTCAATATCTCTAGTTATGACAAACAATATTTAGTTCTAAATTTCAGCACAAAATGCATTTGTATAGCTAGAGTTTTAGAGCAAGAGTTAAGAGTAAAATGTAACCCAATGTTCTCAAGTTTAGAATGTGAAGTTTTTCGAGTTGAAG gaattaAGGATGAGGCAGGCTACATAAACAGGATAACAAGAGCCACACA GCACAGAAATAGTCTCCTAGCAGATGTCAGAGCCTACAGTCCCTATGCAGACTTGGTTTCAGAAATCCGTATTCTCTTGCTGGGTCCGGTTGGGTCTGGAAAGTCCAGTTTTTTCAACTCAGTGAAGTCCATTTTCCAAGGCCATTTGACTCGCCAAGCCATAGTGGGATCTGATGTCACCAGCATTACTGAACAG TATAGGATATATTCTATTAAAGATGGAAAAGATGGCCAGTCTCTGCCATTTATGTTGTGTGACTCCATGGGGCTGGATGAGGAAGAGGGAGTAGGGTTATGTGTGGATGACATACCCCACATCTTAAAAGGCTGTGTGCCAGACAGATATAAG TTTAGTCCCCAAAAACCAATTACACCCAAGCATCCTACTTTCATCACCTCTCCATCACTGAAAGACAGGATTCACTGTGTGGCTTATGTCTTTGATATCAACTCTGTGGACAATCTCTCCCCTAAAATGATGGCGAAGCTCAAACAAATTCAAAAAGAAGTAATAAACTGTG GTGTAGCACAAGTAGCATTACTTACTAAAGTGAATAATTGCAATGAAGTTCTTCAAGACAACTTCTTAAAGATGAATAAGGCTATGATTTCTCAAAGCCAG ATACAGAATGTCAACAAGATACTAGGCATTCCTCTTTCTAGAATATTGGTGGTTGAAAATTATGCTTCAGGGAGGGAGATGGACCCTTTAAAGGACATTCTGATCCTCTCTGCACTGAAGCAGATGTTCCGAGCTGTGGATGACTTCTTAGAGGATTTGCTTCTTGAGTAA